A single Populus alba chromosome 7, ASM523922v2, whole genome shotgun sequence DNA region contains:
- the LOC118030545 gene encoding 1-deoxy-D-xylulose-5-phosphate synthase 2, chloroplastic — MIAHTSLSPPRSLPPAKAMAVSASVFVANHSFPPFLKAPRISNSCSTKLFFLRASVSSSEDCEESKVVKKAEDGWKIDFSSGEKPSTPLLDTIDYPFHMDNLSTQDLEQLASELRADIVYSVAKTGGHLSSSLGVVELSVALHHVFNTPEDKIIWDVGHQAYPHKILTGRRSRMHTIRKTSGLAGFPKRDESVYDAFGAGHSSTSISAGLGMAVARDLLGKSNHVISVIGDGAMTAGQAYEAMNNAGFLDSNLIVILNDNKQVSLPTATLDGPATPVGALSSTLTKLQASTKFRKLHEAAKGITKQIDGQTHQVAAKVDEYARGMISASGSTLFEELGLYYIGPVDGHSIEDLVTIFQNVKAMPAPGPVLIHIITEKGKGYPPAEAAADKMHGVVKFDVKSGQQFKLKSSTLTYTQYFAESLIKEAEVDNKIVAIHAAMGGGTGLNYFQKRFPDRCFDVGIAEQHAVTFAAGLATEGLKPFCAIYSSFLQRGYDQVVHDVDLQKLPVRFAMDRAGLVGADGPTHCGAFDITYMACLPNMVVMAPSDEAELMHMVATAAAIDDRPSCFRFPRGNGIGTVLPPNNKGIALEIGKGRILMEGNRVAIMGYGSIVQQCAEAASMLRTQDISVTVADARFCKPLDTNLIRQLAKEHEILITVEEGSIGGFGSHVSHFLSSTGILDGPLKLRAMVLPDRYIDHGSPQDQIQEAGLSSNHITATVLSMLGKPKEALHEFK; from the exons ATGATCGCTCACacatctctctctcccccccgcTCCCTCCCCCCCGCCAAAGCTATGGCGGTTTCTGCTTCTGTCTTTGTAGCAAACCATTCTTTCCCTCCATTCTTGAAGGCTCCTAGAATATCAAACTCTTGTTCCACGAAACTG tttttcttaAGAGCATCTGTCAGTAGCTCAGAAGATTGTGAGGAAAGTaaagtggtgaagaaagcaGAAGATGGCTGGAAAATTGATTTCTCATCAGGAGAAAAACCATCCACTCCGTTACTGGACACAATCGATTACCCTTTTCACATGGACAACTTGTCCACACAG GATCTTGAACAATTAGCATCAGAATTGAGAGCAGATATTGTGTATAGTGTAGCAAAGACAGGAGGGCATCTTAGTTCAAGCTTAGGAGTAGTGGAGTTATCAGTGGCGCTGCATCATGTGTTCAACACCCCTGAAGACAAAATCATATGGGATGTTGGTCATCAG GCATATCCACATAAAATTCTAACAGGAAGAAGGTCTAGAATGCATACCATAAGGAAAACTTCAGGGCTTGCGGGATTTCCTAAAAGGGATGAAAGTGTTTATGATGCTTTCGGTGCAGGACATAGTTCTACAAGCATCTCTGCTGGTCTCG gTATGGCAGTTGCAAGAGACCTCTTAGGGAAGAGCAACCATGTCATTTCTGTAATTGGAGATGGAGCTATGACAGCAGGACAAGCATATGAGGCCATGAACAATGCAGGATTCCTTGATTCTAATCTAATCGTTATATTGAATGACAATAAGCAAGTATCTTTACCCACTGCCACTCTTGATGGTCCTGCAACCCCAGTTGGAGCCCTTAGTAGTACTTTGACCAAGCTCCAAGCAAGCACCAAATTTCGCAAACTTCATGAAGCTgctaaa GGTATCACAAAGCAAATTGATGGGCAAACACATCAAGTTGCTGCAAAGGTTGATGAGTATGCTAGAGGAATGATCAGTGCTTCTGGCTCTACTCTATTTGAGGAGTTAGGATTATATTATATTGGTCCGGTGGATGGGCACAGCATCGAAGACTTGGTGACCATATTTCAAAATGTGAAAGCAATGCCTGCCCCAGGACCAGTTCTGATTCACATTATTACAGAGAAAGGAAAGGGCTATCCTCCAGCCGAGGCAGCAGCTGATAAGATGCATG GAGTGGTCAAATTTGATGTAAAATCAGGCCAGCAGTTTAAGCTGAAATCCTCAACACTTACATATACGCAGTACTTTGCTGAATCTCTGATCAAAGAAGCTGAGGTAGACAATAAGATCGTAGCCATTCATGCAGCAATGGGTGGTGGAACAGGTCTCAATTATTTCCAGAAGAGGTTTCCAGATCGCTGCTTTGATGTGGGGATTGCTGAGCAGCATGCGGTTACATTTGCAGCTGGTTTAGCCACCGAGGGTCTCAAGCCCTTCTGTGCCATTTACTCATCATTCCTGCAACGAGGATATGATCAG GTGGTACATGATGTAGATCTTCAAAAGCTACCAGTACGCTTTGCCATGGATCGAGCTGGTTTGGTTGGAGCAGATGGACCCACCCATTGTGGAGCATTTGATATCACATATATGGCTTGCTTACCCAACATGGTGGTCATGGCTCCATCTGACGAAGCTGAGCTGATGCACATGGTTGCAACAGCAGCAGCCATAGATGACAGACCCAGCTGCTTCAGGTTCCCAAGGGGCAATGGGATTGGAACAGTTCTTCCTCCGAACAACAAAGGAATCGCTCTGGAG aTTGGAAAAGGAAGAATACTGATGGAAGGCAATAGAGTTGCAATAATGGGATATGGTTCTATAGTTCAACAATGTGCAGAAGCTGCAAGCATGCTTAGAACCCAAGACATTTCTGTGACGGTAGCTGATGCAAGATTTTGCAAACCTCTGGATACGAATCTTATCAGGCAATTGGCTAAAGAGCATGAGATCCTAATTACTGTGGAAGAAGGTTCTATAGGAGGTTTTGGCTCCCATGTATCTCACTTCTTGAGTTCAACTGGTATTCTTGACGGACCACTCAAG TTGAGAGCAATGGTTCTTCCTGATAGATACATTGACCATGGATCACCTCAAGATCAGATTCAAGAAGCAGGGCTCTCCTCAAATCATATCACAGCAACAGTCTTATCTATGTTGGGAAAGCCAAAAGAAGCTCTTCATGAGTTCAAATGA
- the LOC118030547 gene encoding large ribosomal subunit protein uL11m, whose product MATLKEILTRRPVAATIRLTVPAGGARPAPPVGPALGQYRLNLMAFCKDFNARTQKYKPDTPMSVTITAFKDNTFEFTVKSPSVTWYLKKAAGVESGSGRPGHVDASTVTLKHVYEIAKVKQSDPYCQYMSLESICKSIMGTANTMGIKVVKDLD is encoded by the coding sequence ATGGCAACCCTCAAAGAGATCTTAACCCGCCGTCCGGTGGCAGCCACCATCCGCCTCACCGTTCCAGCCGGCGGAGCAAGACCAGCACCACCAGTAGGTCCAGCACTAGGTCAATACCGTCTAAATCTAATGGCTTTTTGCAAAGACTTCAATGCAAGAACTCAAAAGTACAAACCAGACACTCCCATGTCTGTTACCATAACAGCTTTTAAAGACAACACTTTTGAGTTCACAGTTAAGTCACCTTCTGTTACTTGGTACTTAAAGAAAGCAGCAGGGGTTGAATCAGGTAGTGGTAGACCAGGACACGTGGATGCATCTACTGTGACTTTGAAACATGTTTATGAGATTGCTAAGGTGAAACAATCAGACCCGTATTGTCAATATATGTCTCTTGAGTCTATTTGTAAGTCTATCATGGGTACTGCTAATACCATGGGGATTAAGGTTGTCAAGGACTTAGATTAG